One window of the Halictus rubicundus isolate RS-2024b chromosome 6, iyHalRubi1_principal, whole genome shotgun sequence genome contains the following:
- the LOC143354751 gene encoding homeobox protein prospero isoform X3: MMSSGEETEYFAPYGATTESKQQQLQKKQKRTRQRVDAGEPRNNYSSIPHFTSRPSFHGGGIYGSIFGGNVPTQQQQPPSQHHQSQSQQQQQLQPQQQQLQQQQAGAAGSQGHIGTATTGPTAQQHSAHAAFGFFGAPGYGPTKMLNELLGRQVKQASDAGGSPPEGGHGMTGAGMDSAANLQSGAVVNCDDPATAELTQHMLRDILQGRKLTALSVPEQPNNNNSIHSNNNNTTTDLLKSQQQHRQSPQQQNCDSARSGTVQSGGEESVDGNNIVNNANHSDRDTVMPGDAEDSAEDAAAAARAMEEALAEAGMEPGANLDGSDCEQSLPPSPTQPRSGSVSVKEEIQESMNIKRSPSNSPCPIVPKTEISSPTTEIKRARVENIVSTMRSSPALQPTTVNGCKKRKLYHPQQQTVHHVLQHSANDTMMSYEEEIEEEEDPSTIRQKREEKDNLKSQLKLLHEQLAVMQQKYDELSSRMEPDTSESGDAPASPQHQPQPPPPRPPRPHPPAYNGLPAIPAEHTHASAAIYHMGQHKAYLEQQHAALERIKQHQEALESMKQQEAAARQQQQQQQQQQQQQQQQQQQQQQQQQQQQLQRQTSPPPPPPSQVQQQSQSNTGPSTPQTPHMQSASAPLQHKDIQERLSVFRGSAAAVGSSGPHITGADLEGLADILKTEITSSLTNLVDSVVARFVQQRRYLGKQSEAAQVAAEQLNKDLLLASQILERKSPRTKVVDRGAPQPPGGPNGPRGPHNGGPPPTQSTGFPPIGLMGGGPHGPHSGPTENNLNQMNQLPPHVRSNGSVFQTPKPPTLYAMTSMQAQQQQQQQQHQQQREHQQREQQQRDQYCKMRSDERENRDSEQNEALSLVMTPKKKRHKVTDTRITPRTVSRILAQEGSCSQGGSESPPPPPPPRPYHAPPPMLPVSLPTSVAIPNPSLHESQVFSPYSPFFNHHAGHAGQVPPPGSHHLPASPPGGSVELRDSPPLPHPPAILHPALLAAAQHGSPDYGHLRMDTNDRGSECNNGDIGYDGVQPTSSTLTPMHLRKAKLMFFWVRYPSSSILKMYFPDIKFNKNNTAQLVKWFSNFREFYYIQMEKYARQAVSEGYKNVDDIRVCGDSEIYRVLNLHYNRNNHLEVRVQNVPSNFMYVVEQTLKEFFKAIQGGKDTEQSWKKSIYKVISRLDDPVPEYFKTPNFLEQLE, encoded by the exons ATGATGTCATCGGGGGAGGAGACCGAGTATTTCGCCCCCTACGGAGCAACCACCGAAAGCAAGCAACAGCAACTCCAGAAGAAGCAGAAGCGCACCAGACAGCGCGTGGACGCCGGCGAGCCGCGCAACAACTATTCGAGTATACCGCACTTTACCTCCCGGCCATCCTTCCACGGCGGCGGTATATACGGTTCGATCTTTGGTGGCAACGTGCCAACGCAACAACAACAACCGCCGTCGCAACACCACCAGTCACAgtcgcaacaacaacaacaattacaACCGCAACAACAACAGCTCCAGCAACAACAGGCTGGAGCGGCTGGCAGTCAAGGTCACATAGGTACAGCTACGACGGGTCCGACCGCACAGCAGCATTCCGCCCACGCGGCATTCGGTTTCTTCGGGGCACCGGGTTACGGCCCCACCAAGATGTTGAACGAGCTGCTCGGACGACAAGTCAAGCAGGCCAGTGACGCCGGTGGTTCACCGCCAGAGGGCGGCCACGGGATGACTGGCGCCGGCATGGATTCTGCCGCGAATTTGCAATCCGGTGCTGTGGTTAATTGTGACGATCCCGCCACCGCTGAGCTCACGCAGCACATGCTTCGCGACATACTGCAAGGGCGCAAGCTCACCGCGCTCTCGGTACCGGAACAGCCGAACAACAATAACAGTATacacagcaacaacaacaacaccaCGACGGATCTACTTAAGTCGCAACAGCAGCACCGACAGAGTCCTCAGCAACAAAATTGTGATAGTGCGCGTAGTGGAACAGTGCAGAGTGGGGGCGAGGAGAGTGTCGATGGAAATAATATCGTGAACAACGCGAATCACAGTGACCGTGATACCGTGATGCCGGGCGATGCTGAGGACAGCGCCGAGGACGCAGCCGCGGCTGCACGTGCTATGGAGGAGGCGTTAGCCGAAGCTGGTATGGAGCCTGGGGCCAATTTGGATGGGTCGGACTGTGAGCAGAGTTTACCGCCGAGTCCCACGCAGCCAAGGTCAGGATCGGTTTCCGTCAAGGAGGAGATACAGGAGTCGATGAATATCAAACGAAGTCCGAGTAACTCGCCTTGTCCGATCGTACCGAAAACCGAAATCAGCTCGCCGACCACCGAGATCAAGCGTGCTCGGGTGGAGAACATTGTCAGCACGATGCGCAGCAGTCCTGCCTTACAGCCGACCACGGTGAACGGCTGTAAAAAACGGAAACTGTACCATCCGCAGCAACAGACCGTGCACCACGTTCTCCAGCACAGTGCCAACGACACCATGATGAGCTACGAGGAGGAgatcgaggaggaggaggatccTTCGACGATCAGGCAGAAACGCGAGGAGAAGGACAACCTGAAGAGCCAGTTAAAGTTGCTGCACGAGCAGCTGGCGGTAATGCAGCAAAAGTACGACGAGCTTTCGAGCAGAATGGAGCCAGACACGAGCGAGAGCGGCGATGCGCCCGCCAGTCCTCAGCATCAACCTCAACCACCACCACCGAGACCACCGCGACCTCATCCACCCGCGTACAATGGCCTCCCAGCCATACCAGCTGAACACACGCACGCATCGGCAGCTATATATCACATGGGACAACACAAAGCCTATCTCGAACAGCAACACGCTGCTCTAGAGAGAATAAAGCAGCATCAGGAGGCTCTAGAGAGCATGAAACAGCAGGAGGCTGCTGCGaggcaacaacagcaacagcagcagcaacaacaacagcagcagcaacaacagcagcagcagcaacaacaacaacaacaacaacaacagctgCAACGACAAACCTCTCCACCACCACCCCCTCCGAGTCAAGTACAACAACAGAGTCAAAGCAATACTGGCCCGTCCACGCCGCAAACGCCGCACATGCAATCGGCGAGCGCGCCTCTTCAGCACAAGGACATTCAAGAAAGGTTAAGTGTTTTTAGAGGATCTGCCGCCGCGGTTGGCTCGTCGGGTCCACATATCACTGGTGCGGACCTCGAAGGGTTGGCGGATATCCTTAAAACGGAGATCACATCGTCTTTAACAAATTTAGTCGACAGTGTAGTGGCGAGATTCGTCCAGCAGAGGAGGTATCTTGGTAAACAGAGCGAGGCGGCACAGGTTGCCGCCGAACAATTGAACAAGGACCTGCTGCTGGCGAGCCAAATACTCGAAAGGAAATCGCCTAGGACGAAAGTAGTCGATAGAGGAGCACCACAACCACCCGGTGGCCCAAACGGGCCACGGGGGCCCCACAATGGCGGGCCCCCTCCTACACAGTCTACGGGTTTCCCTCCAATCGGACTCATGGGTGGTGGGCCCCATGGTCCTCATTCTGGCCCCACGGAAAACAATCTTAATCAAATGAACCAATTGCcgccccatgtcaggtcgaacGGAAGCGTATTCCAGACGCCGAAACCGCCGACGTTATACGCCATGACCTCGATGCAGgcgcagcaacaacaacaacagcagcaacacCAGCAGCAACGCGAACACCAGCAGAGAGAACAGCAGCAACGTGACCAATACTGCAAGATGAGGAGCGACGAGAGGGAAAACAGGGATTCGGAACAGAACGAGGCCCTGTCGCTTGTCATGACCCCGAAGAAGAAACGGCATAAG GTGACGGACACGAGGATCACCCCGAGGACCGTGTCCAGGATCCTGGCGCAGGAGGGTAGCTGTTCGCAGGGGGGCAGCGAGAGTCCGCCGCCTCCACCTCCGCCGAGACCTTACCACGCGCCACCACCGATGCTGCCAGTGTCTCTGCCAACCAGCGTAGCGATACCTAACCCAAGTCTCCACGAGAGTCAAGTGTTCTCGCCGTACTCGCCGTTCTTCAACCATCACGCGGGTCATGCGGGTCAGGTACCACCCCCTGGATCTCACCACCTACCTGCGAGTCCTCCAGGTGGAAGTGTAGAACTCAGGGATTCCCCGCCGTTGCCTCATCCGCcggctatcctgcatcctgccTTATTGGCGGCTGCCCAGCACGGCAGTCCAGACTATGGACATCTGAGGATGGACACCAACGACCGGGGCAGCGAATGCAACAATGGCGACATCGGCTACGACGGAGTGCAGCCTACA TCGTCAACGCTGACGCCGATGCATCTGAGGAAGGCGAAGCTAATGTTCTTCTGGGTCAGGTACCCGTCTTCGTCCATCCTCAAGATGTACTTCCCCGATATCAAGTTCAATAAGAACAACACAGCGCAGCTGGTTAAATGGTTCAGCAATTTCCG
- the LOC143354751 gene encoding homeobox protein prospero isoform X4, whose translation MMSSGEETEYFAPYGATTESKQQQLQKKQKRTRQRVDAGEPRNNYSSIPHFTSRPSFHGGGIYGSIFGGNVPTQQQQPPSQHHQSQSQQQQQLQPQQQQLQQQQAGAAGSQGHIGTATTGPTAQQHSAHAAFGFFGAPGYGPTKMLNELLGRQVKQASDAGGSPPEGGHGMTGAGMDSAANLQSGAVVNCDDPATAELTQHMLRDILQGRKLTALSVPEQPNNNNSIHSNNNNTTTDLLKSQQQHRQSPQQQNCDSARSGTVQSGGEESVDGNNIVNNANHSDRDTVMPGDAEDSAEDAAAAARAMEEALAEAGMEPGANLDGSDCEQSLPPSPTQPRSGSVSVKEEIQESMNIKRSPSNSPCPIVPKTEISSPTTEIKRARVENIVSTMRSSPALQPTTVNGCKKRKLYHPQQQTVHHVLQHSANDTMMSYEEEIEEEEDPSTIRQKREEKDNLKSQLKLLHEQLAVMQQKYDELSSRMEPDTSESGDAPASPQHQPQPPPPRPPRPHPPAYNGLPAIPAEHTHASAAIYHMGQHKAYLEQQHAALERIKQHQEALESMKQQEAAARQQQQQQQQQQQQQQQQQQQQQQQQQQQQLQRQTSPPPPPPSQVQQQSQSNTGPSTPQTPHMQSASAPLQHKDIQERLSVFRGSAAAVGSSGPHITGADLEGLADILKTEITSSLTNLVDSVVARFVQQRRYLGKQSEAAQVAAEQLNKDLLLASQILERKSPRTKVVDRGAPQPPGGPNGPRGPHNGGPPPTQSTGFPPIGLMGGGPHGPHSGPTENNLNQMNQLPPHVRSNGSVFQTPKPPTLYAMTSMQAQQQQQQQQHQQQREHQQREQQQRDQYCKMRSDERENRDSEQNEALSLVMTPKKKRHKVTDTRITPRTVSRILAQEGSCSQGGSESPPPPPPPRPYHAPPPMLPVSLPTSVAIPNPSLHESQVFSPYSPFFNHHAGHAGQVPPPGSHHLPASPPGGSVELRDSPPLPHPPAILHPALLAAAQHGSPDYGHLRMDTNDRGSECNNGDIGYDGVQPTSSTLTPMHLRKAKLMFFWVRYPSSSILKMYFPDIKFNKNNTAQLVKWFSNFREFYYIQMEKYARQAVSEGYKNVDDIRVCGDSEIYRVLNLHYNRNNHLEVPSNFMYVVEQTLKEFFKAIQGGKDTEQSWKKSIYKVISRLDDPVPEYFKTPNFLEQLE comes from the exons ATGATGTCATCGGGGGAGGAGACCGAGTATTTCGCCCCCTACGGAGCAACCACCGAAAGCAAGCAACAGCAACTCCAGAAGAAGCAGAAGCGCACCAGACAGCGCGTGGACGCCGGCGAGCCGCGCAACAACTATTCGAGTATACCGCACTTTACCTCCCGGCCATCCTTCCACGGCGGCGGTATATACGGTTCGATCTTTGGTGGCAACGTGCCAACGCAACAACAACAACCGCCGTCGCAACACCACCAGTCACAgtcgcaacaacaacaacaattacaACCGCAACAACAACAGCTCCAGCAACAACAGGCTGGAGCGGCTGGCAGTCAAGGTCACATAGGTACAGCTACGACGGGTCCGACCGCACAGCAGCATTCCGCCCACGCGGCATTCGGTTTCTTCGGGGCACCGGGTTACGGCCCCACCAAGATGTTGAACGAGCTGCTCGGACGACAAGTCAAGCAGGCCAGTGACGCCGGTGGTTCACCGCCAGAGGGCGGCCACGGGATGACTGGCGCCGGCATGGATTCTGCCGCGAATTTGCAATCCGGTGCTGTGGTTAATTGTGACGATCCCGCCACCGCTGAGCTCACGCAGCACATGCTTCGCGACATACTGCAAGGGCGCAAGCTCACCGCGCTCTCGGTACCGGAACAGCCGAACAACAATAACAGTATacacagcaacaacaacaacaccaCGACGGATCTACTTAAGTCGCAACAGCAGCACCGACAGAGTCCTCAGCAACAAAATTGTGATAGTGCGCGTAGTGGAACAGTGCAGAGTGGGGGCGAGGAGAGTGTCGATGGAAATAATATCGTGAACAACGCGAATCACAGTGACCGTGATACCGTGATGCCGGGCGATGCTGAGGACAGCGCCGAGGACGCAGCCGCGGCTGCACGTGCTATGGAGGAGGCGTTAGCCGAAGCTGGTATGGAGCCTGGGGCCAATTTGGATGGGTCGGACTGTGAGCAGAGTTTACCGCCGAGTCCCACGCAGCCAAGGTCAGGATCGGTTTCCGTCAAGGAGGAGATACAGGAGTCGATGAATATCAAACGAAGTCCGAGTAACTCGCCTTGTCCGATCGTACCGAAAACCGAAATCAGCTCGCCGACCACCGAGATCAAGCGTGCTCGGGTGGAGAACATTGTCAGCACGATGCGCAGCAGTCCTGCCTTACAGCCGACCACGGTGAACGGCTGTAAAAAACGGAAACTGTACCATCCGCAGCAACAGACCGTGCACCACGTTCTCCAGCACAGTGCCAACGACACCATGATGAGCTACGAGGAGGAgatcgaggaggaggaggatccTTCGACGATCAGGCAGAAACGCGAGGAGAAGGACAACCTGAAGAGCCAGTTAAAGTTGCTGCACGAGCAGCTGGCGGTAATGCAGCAAAAGTACGACGAGCTTTCGAGCAGAATGGAGCCAGACACGAGCGAGAGCGGCGATGCGCCCGCCAGTCCTCAGCATCAACCTCAACCACCACCACCGAGACCACCGCGACCTCATCCACCCGCGTACAATGGCCTCCCAGCCATACCAGCTGAACACACGCACGCATCGGCAGCTATATATCACATGGGACAACACAAAGCCTATCTCGAACAGCAACACGCTGCTCTAGAGAGAATAAAGCAGCATCAGGAGGCTCTAGAGAGCATGAAACAGCAGGAGGCTGCTGCGaggcaacaacagcaacagcagcagcaacaacaacagcagcagcaacaacagcagcagcagcaacaacaacaacaacaacaacaacagctgCAACGACAAACCTCTCCACCACCACCCCCTCCGAGTCAAGTACAACAACAGAGTCAAAGCAATACTGGCCCGTCCACGCCGCAAACGCCGCACATGCAATCGGCGAGCGCGCCTCTTCAGCACAAGGACATTCAAGAAAGGTTAAGTGTTTTTAGAGGATCTGCCGCCGCGGTTGGCTCGTCGGGTCCACATATCACTGGTGCGGACCTCGAAGGGTTGGCGGATATCCTTAAAACGGAGATCACATCGTCTTTAACAAATTTAGTCGACAGTGTAGTGGCGAGATTCGTCCAGCAGAGGAGGTATCTTGGTAAACAGAGCGAGGCGGCACAGGTTGCCGCCGAACAATTGAACAAGGACCTGCTGCTGGCGAGCCAAATACTCGAAAGGAAATCGCCTAGGACGAAAGTAGTCGATAGAGGAGCACCACAACCACCCGGTGGCCCAAACGGGCCACGGGGGCCCCACAATGGCGGGCCCCCTCCTACACAGTCTACGGGTTTCCCTCCAATCGGACTCATGGGTGGTGGGCCCCATGGTCCTCATTCTGGCCCCACGGAAAACAATCTTAATCAAATGAACCAATTGCcgccccatgtcaggtcgaacGGAAGCGTATTCCAGACGCCGAAACCGCCGACGTTATACGCCATGACCTCGATGCAGgcgcagcaacaacaacaacagcagcaacacCAGCAGCAACGCGAACACCAGCAGAGAGAACAGCAGCAACGTGACCAATACTGCAAGATGAGGAGCGACGAGAGGGAAAACAGGGATTCGGAACAGAACGAGGCCCTGTCGCTTGTCATGACCCCGAAGAAGAAACGGCATAAG GTGACGGACACGAGGATCACCCCGAGGACCGTGTCCAGGATCCTGGCGCAGGAGGGTAGCTGTTCGCAGGGGGGCAGCGAGAGTCCGCCGCCTCCACCTCCGCCGAGACCTTACCACGCGCCACCACCGATGCTGCCAGTGTCTCTGCCAACCAGCGTAGCGATACCTAACCCAAGTCTCCACGAGAGTCAAGTGTTCTCGCCGTACTCGCCGTTCTTCAACCATCACGCGGGTCATGCGGGTCAGGTACCACCCCCTGGATCTCACCACCTACCTGCGAGTCCTCCAGGTGGAAGTGTAGAACTCAGGGATTCCCCGCCGTTGCCTCATCCGCcggctatcctgcatcctgccTTATTGGCGGCTGCCCAGCACGGCAGTCCAGACTATGGACATCTGAGGATGGACACCAACGACCGGGGCAGCGAATGCAACAATGGCGACATCGGCTACGACGGAGTGCAGCCTACA TCGTCAACGCTGACGCCGATGCATCTGAGGAAGGCGAAGCTAATGTTCTTCTGGGTCAGGTACCCGTCTTCGTCCATCCTCAAGATGTACTTCCCCGATATCAAGTTCAATAAGAACAACACAGCGCAGCTGGTTAAATGGTTCAGCAATTTCCG
- the LOC143354751 gene encoding homeobox protein prospero isoform X2, which yields MMSSGEETEYFAPYGATTESKQQQLQKKQKRTRQRVDAGEPRNNYSSIPHFTSRPSFHGGGIYGSIFGGNVPTQQQQPPSQHHQSQSQQQQQLQPQQQQLQQQQAGAAGSQGHIGTATTGPTAQQHSAHAAFGFFGAPGYGPTKMLNELLGRQVKQASDAGGSPPEGGHGMTGAGMDSAANLQSGAVVNCDDPATAELTQHMLRDILQGRKLTALSVPEQPNNNNSIHSNNNNTTTDLLKSQQQHRQSPQQQNCDSARSGTVQSGGEESVDGNNIVNNANHSDRDTVMPGDAEDSAEDAAAAARAMEEALAEAGMEPGANLDGSDCEQSLPPSPTQPRSGSVSVKEEIQESMNIKRSPSNSPCPIVPKTEISSPTTEIKRARVENIVSTMRSSPALQPTTVNGCKKRKLYHPQQQTVHHVLQHSANDTMMSYEEEIEEEEDPSTIRQKREEKDNLKSQLKLLHEQLAVMQQKYDELSSRMEPDTSESGDAPASPQHQPQPPPPRPPRPHPPAYNGLPAIPAEHTHASAAIYHMGQHKAYLEQQHAALERIKQHQEALESMKQQEAAARQQQQQQQQQQQQQQQQQQQQQQQQQQQQLQRQTSPPPPPPSQVQQQSQSNTGPSTPQTPHMQSASAPLQHKDIQERLSVFRGSAAAVGSSGPHITGADLEGLADILKTEITSSLTNLVDSVVARFVQQRRYLGKQSEAAQVAAEQLNKDLLLASQILERKSPRTKVVDRGAPQPPGGPNGPRGPHNGGPPPTQSTGFPPIGLMGGGPHGPHSGPTENNLNQMNQLPPHVRSNGSVFQTPKPPTLYAMTSMQAQQQQQQQQHQQQREHQQREQQQRDQYCKMRSDERENRDSEQNEALSLVMTPKKKRHKYFPSQVTDTRITPRTVSRILAQEGSCSQGGSESPPPPPPPRPYHAPPPMLPVSLPTSVAIPNPSLHESQVFSPYSPFFNHHAGHAGQVPPPGSHHLPASPPGGSVELRDSPPLPHPPAILHPALLAAAQHGSPDYGHLRMDTNDRGSECNNGDIGYDGVQPTSSTLTPMHLRKAKLMFFWVRYPSSSILKMYFPDIKFNKNNTAQLVKWFSNFREFYYIQMEKYARQAVSEGYKNVDDIRVCGDSEIYRVLNLHYNRNNHLEVPSNFMYVVEQTLKEFFKAIQGGKDTEQSWKKSIYKVISRLDDPVPEYFKTPNFLEQLE from the exons ATGATGTCATCGGGGGAGGAGACCGAGTATTTCGCCCCCTACGGAGCAACCACCGAAAGCAAGCAACAGCAACTCCAGAAGAAGCAGAAGCGCACCAGACAGCGCGTGGACGCCGGCGAGCCGCGCAACAACTATTCGAGTATACCGCACTTTACCTCCCGGCCATCCTTCCACGGCGGCGGTATATACGGTTCGATCTTTGGTGGCAACGTGCCAACGCAACAACAACAACCGCCGTCGCAACACCACCAGTCACAgtcgcaacaacaacaacaattacaACCGCAACAACAACAGCTCCAGCAACAACAGGCTGGAGCGGCTGGCAGTCAAGGTCACATAGGTACAGCTACGACGGGTCCGACCGCACAGCAGCATTCCGCCCACGCGGCATTCGGTTTCTTCGGGGCACCGGGTTACGGCCCCACCAAGATGTTGAACGAGCTGCTCGGACGACAAGTCAAGCAGGCCAGTGACGCCGGTGGTTCACCGCCAGAGGGCGGCCACGGGATGACTGGCGCCGGCATGGATTCTGCCGCGAATTTGCAATCCGGTGCTGTGGTTAATTGTGACGATCCCGCCACCGCTGAGCTCACGCAGCACATGCTTCGCGACATACTGCAAGGGCGCAAGCTCACCGCGCTCTCGGTACCGGAACAGCCGAACAACAATAACAGTATacacagcaacaacaacaacaccaCGACGGATCTACTTAAGTCGCAACAGCAGCACCGACAGAGTCCTCAGCAACAAAATTGTGATAGTGCGCGTAGTGGAACAGTGCAGAGTGGGGGCGAGGAGAGTGTCGATGGAAATAATATCGTGAACAACGCGAATCACAGTGACCGTGATACCGTGATGCCGGGCGATGCTGAGGACAGCGCCGAGGACGCAGCCGCGGCTGCACGTGCTATGGAGGAGGCGTTAGCCGAAGCTGGTATGGAGCCTGGGGCCAATTTGGATGGGTCGGACTGTGAGCAGAGTTTACCGCCGAGTCCCACGCAGCCAAGGTCAGGATCGGTTTCCGTCAAGGAGGAGATACAGGAGTCGATGAATATCAAACGAAGTCCGAGTAACTCGCCTTGTCCGATCGTACCGAAAACCGAAATCAGCTCGCCGACCACCGAGATCAAGCGTGCTCGGGTGGAGAACATTGTCAGCACGATGCGCAGCAGTCCTGCCTTACAGCCGACCACGGTGAACGGCTGTAAAAAACGGAAACTGTACCATCCGCAGCAACAGACCGTGCACCACGTTCTCCAGCACAGTGCCAACGACACCATGATGAGCTACGAGGAGGAgatcgaggaggaggaggatccTTCGACGATCAGGCAGAAACGCGAGGAGAAGGACAACCTGAAGAGCCAGTTAAAGTTGCTGCACGAGCAGCTGGCGGTAATGCAGCAAAAGTACGACGAGCTTTCGAGCAGAATGGAGCCAGACACGAGCGAGAGCGGCGATGCGCCCGCCAGTCCTCAGCATCAACCTCAACCACCACCACCGAGACCACCGCGACCTCATCCACCCGCGTACAATGGCCTCCCAGCCATACCAGCTGAACACACGCACGCATCGGCAGCTATATATCACATGGGACAACACAAAGCCTATCTCGAACAGCAACACGCTGCTCTAGAGAGAATAAAGCAGCATCAGGAGGCTCTAGAGAGCATGAAACAGCAGGAGGCTGCTGCGaggcaacaacagcaacagcagcagcaacaacaacagcagcagcaacaacagcagcagcagcaacaacaacaacaacaacaacaacagctgCAACGACAAACCTCTCCACCACCACCCCCTCCGAGTCAAGTACAACAACAGAGTCAAAGCAATACTGGCCCGTCCACGCCGCAAACGCCGCACATGCAATCGGCGAGCGCGCCTCTTCAGCACAAGGACATTCAAGAAAGGTTAAGTGTTTTTAGAGGATCTGCCGCCGCGGTTGGCTCGTCGGGTCCACATATCACTGGTGCGGACCTCGAAGGGTTGGCGGATATCCTTAAAACGGAGATCACATCGTCTTTAACAAATTTAGTCGACAGTGTAGTGGCGAGATTCGTCCAGCAGAGGAGGTATCTTGGTAAACAGAGCGAGGCGGCACAGGTTGCCGCCGAACAATTGAACAAGGACCTGCTGCTGGCGAGCCAAATACTCGAAAGGAAATCGCCTAGGACGAAAGTAGTCGATAGAGGAGCACCACAACCACCCGGTGGCCCAAACGGGCCACGGGGGCCCCACAATGGCGGGCCCCCTCCTACACAGTCTACGGGTTTCCCTCCAATCGGACTCATGGGTGGTGGGCCCCATGGTCCTCATTCTGGCCCCACGGAAAACAATCTTAATCAAATGAACCAATTGCcgccccatgtcaggtcgaacGGAAGCGTATTCCAGACGCCGAAACCGCCGACGTTATACGCCATGACCTCGATGCAGgcgcagcaacaacaacaacagcagcaacacCAGCAGCAACGCGAACACCAGCAGAGAGAACAGCAGCAACGTGACCAATACTGCAAGATGAGGAGCGACGAGAGGGAAAACAGGGATTCGGAACAGAACGAGGCCCTGTCGCTTGTCATGACCCCGAAGAAGAAACGGCATAAG TATTTTCCTTCACAGGTGACGGACACGAGGATCACCCCGAGGACCGTGTCCAGGATCCTGGCGCAGGAGGGTAGCTGTTCGCAGGGGGGCAGCGAGAGTCCGCCGCCTCCACCTCCGCCGAGACCTTACCACGCGCCACCACCGATGCTGCCAGTGTCTCTGCCAACCAGCGTAGCGATACCTAACCCAAGTCTCCACGAGAGTCAAGTGTTCTCGCCGTACTCGCCGTTCTTCAACCATCACGCGGGTCATGCGGGTCAGGTACCACCCCCTGGATCTCACCACCTACCTGCGAGTCCTCCAGGTGGAAGTGTAGAACTCAGGGATTCCCCGCCGTTGCCTCATCCGCcggctatcctgcatcctgccTTATTGGCGGCTGCCCAGCACGGCAGTCCAGACTATGGACATCTGAGGATGGACACCAACGACCGGGGCAGCGAATGCAACAATGGCGACATCGGCTACGACGGAGTGCAGCCTACA TCGTCAACGCTGACGCCGATGCATCTGAGGAAGGCGAAGCTAATGTTCTTCTGGGTCAGGTACCCGTCTTCGTCCATCCTCAAGATGTACTTCCCCGATATCAAGTTCAATAAGAACAACACAGCGCAGCTGGTTAAATGGTTCAGCAATTTCCG